From Kaistella polysaccharea:
GGATTCGTTAAAAGAAGAAAAACTAAAAACAGATGATTTAAAACTTCTGAAAAAAGCAAAAGAAGAAAAGGAAAAACTGGAAAAAGCTAAAGACGAAAAGAAAGCGATTGAAGCCAAAAAGAAATCTGCCACAGAAGAGCAGAAATCGGTAAAATCTGAAGAAAACGGTAATAAACCTGAGTGATTAGGACTCATTCATCTGAAGAAGTGGTTCAATATATTCGCGGTCATTGCTTAAACGGGGAACTTTATTTTGTCCACCCAATTTGCCACGCTGCGACATCCAATCGTAGAACAATTTTGGTTTGGCCACATGAATAATCGGTTTTTTTAAGGTCATATCGTTATATCGTTTCGCCTCGTAATCTGAATTTACCGATTTTAAATGATTATCAAAGATTTCACTAAAGCGTTCCATATTTTCGGGGTGACGATGAAATTCAAAAACCCATTCATGTGCGCCACTCTCGCCATTCTGCATAAAAACGGGCGCGCCTGTAAAATCCAAGATGCACGCATTTGTAGCCTCGCAGGCCTTGGTAAGTGCTGTTTCTACATTATCAATCATTAACTCTTCACCAAAAGCATTGATGTAATGTTTTGTACGCCCGGAAACTTTAATTCTAAAAGGCTGAAGTGATGTAAATCGTACAGTGTCACCGATTAAATATCTCCACAATCCGCTATTGGTTGTGATCACCATCGCGTAATTTTTACCAATTTCAACTTCTTCTAAGGGAATTGCGTTGAGGTTTTTTTCATTAAAGGTTTCCATGGGAATGAATTCATAGAAAATCCCATAATCGAGCATCAATAGCATTTCTTCGCTACCATATTGATCTTGAATTGCAAAAAAACCTTCCGATGCATTATAAATCTCGTAATAATTGATGTCTTTACCAATGATTTGGCGGTATTGATCGCGGTATGGTTTAAAGCTGATTCCACCGTGAAAAAACACTTCCAGATTGGGCCATAAATCAGATATGGTTTTATCACCCGTTTCTGACAAAATCCTTTGTAATAGCACCAACATCCAACTTGGGACGCCGGTTAAACTGCCAACTTCTTCATTCTTGACTTCAGAGACAATCGCTTTTAATTTACTTTCCCACTCTGACATGAGGGAAACTTTCTTGCTCGGAGTCGTAGTAATTTCAACCCAGAACGGCAGGTTGTCGATCAGTATTGCCGAAAGGTCCCCAAATTTTGTATTGAAGCTTTCATAGAAATCAGCGCTGCCGCCCAGACGTAAGTTTTTATTGGTAAATAATTGATTTTCAGGATGATTGTTCGCGTAGATAGAAATTAAATCTTTGCCCGCTTTCATGTGACAAAGTTCCAGGCTTTCATCCGTAATAGGAATGAATTTACTTTTAGCGTTTGTGGTGCCAGACGATTTTGCAAAATTTTTGACCACACCCGGCCAGAAAATATCACGTTGTCCCTGACGTGCCTTTTCAATATACGGTTCAAAATCCTCATAGGTGACAATAGGAATATTTCGGCGGAAATCTTCATAGCTTGAGATCGAACTGAAACCATGAATTTTGCCGTATTCTGTATTTTCGGCGTGATAAAGTTGGGAGAAGAGCACACCTTGTTGAGTTTCAATTGGATGATCCACAAAATTTTGGATCTGATCAATACGCTGGCGGATAAACCAATTGACTACCGTATTAAAAAGTGCTTTCGTTGCCATATTTACAAATATAATATTTTTTGCGTAAAGGAGGTTACGCTACTGGCCAACAAAAAAATTCCGCTCTAAAAAGAACGGAATTTTTATTTCAACTAAAGAAATAGTTTTAGCAGTATTCGGCAAATGCACCTTGAAGATTTGCCGCAATAGCGCCGGCAGGATTTCCTTCAATATGGTGTCTTTCCAACATATGAACCAATTCGCCATCTTTGAAAAGAGCGATACATGGTGAACTTGGTGGGAAAGGGGCTAAGTGTTTACGTGCTTCATCTACGGCCTCTTTATCATAACCTGCAAATACAGTTACTAAATGGTCTGGTTTTTTATCTCCTGTGAGAGAAAATACAGCTCCTGGTCTTGCTGCTCCTGCTGCACAACCACATACTGAATTGATCATCAAAAGGGTAGTGCCTTCTTGTTTAAGAGCGTCAGTCACTTGTTCAGGGGTAGTTAAATCCTGGAAACCTTTATCTGTTAGTTCGTCCTTCATGGGCATTACTAAATCATCTGGATACATATCTTTATAATTTATAAGTTAGAATATTAGGTGTAAAATTAATCCTTTTTAATTAATTTTTCCTCTTTCAAAAGCTATCAAAACAATACCAATTATCTATTGAGACTTTTTGTCTGAATTTACTGTCAGTTTTTTTGCAAGGCTGCCAATGGTTAAACCTTGAAAAATAATAGAAAAGAGAACGATAATGTAGGTGATTGCAACGAACATGTCGCCCGAACTGTGCCGTGGTAAGGCTAAGGCAAGTGCCACGGAAATTCCTCCCCGAATTCCACCCCAAACTAAAATGGGAAAAGAGTTCTGTTCAAATTTTACGCGTTTCTTTAAGAGGAAAAATGGAATTCCGACCGAAATAAAACGGGCGAAAAGAACGACAAAAATAGCGATGATTCCAATTAGGATATAAATATTTTCAAAATTGATCACCAAGAGTTCCAAACCAATTAATAAGAATAAAACAGCATTCAGAATTTCATCCAGCATCTCCCAGAATTTATCGATATATTCTTCCGTTATGCTGCTCATTCCAACTTCCCGACCGCGGTTCCCGATAAATATTCCAGCTACAACCATGGCTAATGGTCCACTGATATGAATCGCAGATGCCATCCAGTAACCGCCCATTACCATTGCTAATGTCACCATTACTTCTACTGAATAATCATCGATGGTTTTCAGAACGTAAGTTCCTAAACTTCCTAAAGCGGTTCCCAGTAAAATGCCGCCGCCGGCTTCCTTTAAAAATAAAAGACCAATTTCAGAAAGTCCCATATTGGCAAATCCAACCTGCGAAATTTCGTAAATCGCTACGAAAAGTACCACGGCAACGCCATCATTAAATAAACTTTCGCCTGAAATTTTTGTTTCTAAAGATTTCGGAATATTTGCAGATTTCAAAATTCCCAGAACCGCAATCGGATCTGTAGGAGAGATTAACGCACCGAAGAGAAGACAGTTGATAAAAGGAATATTGAGATCAAAAGCTTGTAGTAACCAATACATTAAACCGCCCACAATTACTGTAGAAATAAGCACGCCGATGGTCGAAAACGCGATAATAGGCGCTCTTTCAGACTTAATATCGTTCAGTTTAATGTGTATTGATCCTGCAAAAAGCAGGAAACTGAGCATCACTTCCATTAAAACCGTATAGAAATCGATCGATAAGATCATCTCTTTCGTCTGCACGAATAAATTCGGAAAATAGGAAGCTGCCAAAACAATTCCGAGGGAAGTAAGCAGGGCAATAATCATCACGCCGATCGTTCGGGGCAGCTTTAGAAATCTCTTGTTAAAATAGCCGAAAGCTGCGGCAAGGATGATGATGGTTGTAAAATAGTGGTAAACCTGCATTGAAAAATTTCTTCAAATGTAAGAAAATAAAAAACCCGGAACATCAAATGCTCCGGGTCTCAATCAAATCGATATGCAAAGGTTGAATATCCGTACTACTATTTAGGAGAGTAATTTTTTAGCCATGTCGGAAATACTTTTTCCATCACTTTTTCCGGCGAGAGATTTACTCGCCAGGCCCATAACTTTTCCTAAATCTTTTGCGCTCGTGGCGCCAGTTTCTGCGATGATATTTTTCATCGCGGTTTCCAACTCGTCGCTGGATAATTGTTGAGGTAAAAATTTCTCGATAACTTTTGACTGTGCTTCCTCAACTTCGGCAAGGTCATTTCTATTCTGAGCGGCAAACTGATCATAAGAATCTTTTCGCTGCTTGATCATTCGTTGTAAAATCGCAGTTTCCTGCTCTTCCGATACTTCAGCACCTTTTGCTTCGGTTTTCAGCAATAAAATCTGTGATTTTACAGCTCGTAAAGCATCTAAGGCCACCTTATCTTTTGCGCGCATTGCGTCTTTAATCGCGTCGCTGATGATAATTTCTAAACTCATAATGATGATTTGATGATTAATTGATTTGATGATGGGTTAATAATTAGTCCATCATCAAGCAACACATTATTATTAATCTACGTCTTTATTTAAAAAACGGTTTTCACGAACTTGCATTTTACCGTCATTTTCTTCTAAAAAATTGTTGATTTTCTGATCTGAGGCATTTTCATGTCCGATAGAAATATTTTTTCTACGGAATGCAGGTATTGTTTCGAAATCATTTTCAACTTCCATATTCTGGTAACGGGAATTAAATTCTTTTAATTTATTTCTTCTTTCCTGAACTTTGTCGCTGGACGTTGTTTTTGTAATAAAAGTGAAATCATTTTCTACCTCGAACATATTTGCTTGAGGAGTTTCCGGTTCTACGGGAATTACAGTTTGTTTCACGATTTCTTCTTTAACAACTGCTTTCGGCTGCGCGATTATTTCAGCTTTTGGTTCTTTAATGGGCTCATTTACTACAAAGCTGAAATCTTCCGTTACTTTTGGAGTGAAATGATGAATTGGAGTGGAAACTTCCGGTTTTTTATCTTCCGTTTCGAAACTGAAAGATTGAGAAATAGGCTCATCATTGTGCTCTTCAGTGTAGGTAAAGAGATCAAATTCATTTTTTACCTCATTTGGAAAGGTATTGGTTTCGTCTTTAAATTCTGAAAATCGGTTCATTTCCGTCGGTGATTCTCTTTCAATAACCATTTTTTTTTCGGCGGTATTGACTTTAAAATCTGACGATGGATAATCATCCTCGTCATCAAGAATGAAAAGATTACCAGAATCTACATGGTCTTTTCTTACATCGGCGATTTCATTATCTGCCTGAAAAGCGGTCTCTTTTTTCGTGGAAGAATCTCTGGAATCAGAAAGTGTAAATTTTACTTTTTCAGTAATGCCTGAATGTTTTTTATGATCTTTAGCAAAACCTGTCGCAATAACCAAAACGCTTACAGAATCGCCCAATTCTTCATCGGTACCCACCCCAAAAATAATGTCTGCTGTATTTCCTGCTTCTTCCTGAATATGGTCCATGATTACACCAATTTCATCCATGGTTACCTCTTCTGTACCACTTCTGATTAAGAGCAAAACATTTTTAGCACCCGTAATTTTATTGTCATTTAATAGTGGAGAATCGAGTGCTTTTTTCACCGCTTCTTCTGCTTTATTTTCACCTGAAGCTACGCCATTAGACATCAATGCTGTTCCGGAATTCGCCAACACAGATTTTGCATCACGGAAGTCAATATTCACATCGAAATAACCGGTAATAACTTCTGCCATTCCTTTAGCGGCGTTGGTCAACACTTCATCCGCTTTGGAAAAACCAGATTTAAACCCAAGGTTTCCAAATTGCTGACGTAATTTATCATTATTAATGACAATTAGAGAATCAACATTATTTCTTAATTTATCTAAACCAAGTTCGGCTTGTTCCAATCTTCTTTTACCTTCAAAACTAAAAGGAACGGTAACAATCCCAACGGTTAGAATGCCCATATCTTTAGCTACTTTCGCAATGACTGGCGCTGCTCCGGTTCCGGTTCCACCACCCATTCCTGCGGTAATAAAGACCATCTTTGTATTTTGGCCCATTGCCGCTTTAATTTCTTCAATGCTTTCGATAGCTGCTTTTTCACCCACTTCAGGGTCGGCGCCTGCACCCAGACCTTCTGTAATAGTCATTCCCAACTGCACTTTATTGGCAACTGGATTATTATCTAAAGTTTGAGAATCGGTATTGCAAATTACGAAATCAACGCCGTGAATGCCGCGTTCGTACATGTGTTTCAGCGCGTTGTTTCCGCCGCCGCCGACACCTATTACTTTAATTATCGAGGAATTTCCTTTTGGTAAATCAAATGAAAATCCGGTTGTGCTTATGTTTTCCATAGTATTTGGTTTTTTTTAATTATTCAACTTCTTCAAAGAATTTTTTTACACTTTCCATGATTTTTTGACCGATGGTAAGTTTGTTCCGTCTTTTTTCTGCACTCTTGGCGATGTGTTCTTCACGCGTCATTATGGCAGGCTGTTCGATATGTTCGGAGGACGGAATTTCTTCATTTCGTGGGGCAGCTTCCATAATATCTTCTTCGATTCTTTCTGGCGCACTTTTTTTGTCACGAATTTTCAGACTTTCCATCAATAAACCAATGGATGTCGCGAACTCAGGACCTTTTAAATGTTGGCTTTTGTCATTGGTTACGTATTCATTAGCAAAACCAATTCTGCTGTCGAAACCTGTGGTATAATTTGCCAACTGACGAAGATGACGAAGATTTGAGCCGCCACCCGTCAAAACAATTCCAGCTATTAATTTTTTCTTCTGCTCAAAAGCGCCATAGGCTTTCAATTCTGTATTTACCATTTCCAGAATTTCTTCTACTCTCGCATTTACAATTTGAGCTAAAGTTTTTAAAGAAATTTCTTTGTCCGGACGACCATGCAATCCTGGGATAGTAACGAAAGTACTGTCTTTCTCCAGCTCTGGAACCGCGGATCCGAAATTGACTTTCAGCTTTTCTGCATGTTTTTCGATAATGGAACAGCCTTCTTTAATATCATCGGTAATAATTCCGCCACCGTAAGGAATTACGCAGGTGTGACGAATGATGTTGTCTTTGAATATGGCGATGTCCGTTGTTCCGCCGCCAATATCAACGATCGCAACTCCGGCTTCTTTTTCTTCTTTTGTTAGAACTGCTTCGGAAGATGCTAATGGCTCAAGAGTTAAAGCTTCCATTTCTAAACCAGCTTCACGAACGCATCTTGCAATGTTTCTAATGCTTCCCATTTGCCCTACAACAACGTGAAAATTAGCTTCCAAACGGGTTCCGTGCATTCCAACAGGTTCTTGAATTTCGCCTTGAGAATCAACCTTATATTCTTGCGGCAGTACGTGAATGATTTCTTCACCCGGCAGCATAACCAGTTGCTTTACCTGATCTTTTAATTTTTCGATATCATCATCCGTAATATATTGATCCGGATTTTCGCGCATGATATAATCTGAATGCTGGAGCGATCTGATATGTTTGCCTGCGATTCCCACCGTTACTTTGTGAATGGCAACTCCGGCGCTTGACTGTGCCTGTGCGACCGCCGATTTAATAGATTGAATGGTTTGTGAAATATTATTCACAATACCTTTGTGTACGCCTAAACTTTTTGCGGTGCCCACGCCGAGGACTTCAATTTTTCCGTGGGCGTTTCGTCGGCCGACAATGGCCACAATTTTGGTGGTACCGATGTCGAGGCCTACTGAATACTCGTGATTTTCCATTTTATGTCGATTTGATTTTTTAATTTTTTCTAAGGTTTTCCTTACTTTATTCTACTTTAACTCTTGCTTTTGGTTTCACTTCGGCTTTTTTCGTCGTTGTGGTTTCCTTTTTCGCAGTTGGTTTTGGTTTCGGTACTTCTTTCTTAACAGCGGGTTTTGAAGGTTCTTTTTTCGTCACAGCTTTCTTGGGTTGTACGGTAGATGGTGGTTTTTTCACTACTTTTTTTGCGGCCGTAGCAGAAGAAGGTTTCCCTGCCTTTTTTTCTGCTTTTTCTTTTTTCTCTGCGATTATCGGCAATTTTGCAAGCTCTTTTTTCCCGACCGAAATAATACTATCGTTTTCCTCAAAATTGGGATTCAGCGTCGTAACAATTTGGTTATCATACTTTACCGATACTTTGGTGTATTTCTCTGGCGATTGATAAATGAGGTATTTTTCTACAAAAGCTTTGAAACCCTTTACCTTCAGATCAATATTATCTAAATCACCGATTTCTACTTTAAAATTGCCGGCGCTTGTCAACAGATTGTAATCATCTTTCGATTTAGAAATTCCGATAAAATACTTTTTGCTAAAATCATCATTGTTTATTTTTTCAATAAGCTCTGCCAACTTTAAATATTCAGCTTTTTTCACATTTCCCGTTACGAGCATGCAAGGAAAAGAGTAATTGTTTGAAATAGGAAATTCAGTTCCTTTATCATCTACATAGAAATCACGGTCATTTTTATTCAAGCGAAAAGCAGGAACACGCTGTTTAATATCTAAATTCAGATTTCCGTTTAAATTTAAATAAACGTTCGCGCTGTCTACCGCCGGCAGCTGATTTAATTTTTTCTCTAATTCAGGAATATTAATATCGCCGACTTTCTTTGTAGTATTTGATTTCTTGACGAGTTCTTTTACCACTTTTTCATCGATGAAATAAACTGGTTGTTTCGTTTTGGTCATTTTCACCGAAACTTTTTCCATCGGTTTACCATTAAATCTTTTCAATGAAAAACTCAGCAGAAAACCAAAGATGATTACTGTAACTAAAATTTTTAATATTCTGAATTTGTTTTTCATTACTTATTTGAAAGCCATTCTACAATTCCGTCATATAAAGTATCAATATTTCCCGCACCCACAGTGAGCAAAACGTCGAAGTCTTTTTCTTTTATCTTGTCAAAAGATTCTTCCAAAGTGGAAACTTCCTTTTGATCTAATCTCACTTTTTCTAATAACCATTCTGAAGTAATTCCCTCGAAATTTTCCTGTAATTCGCGCGCTGGATAAATATCAAGAAGAATTAATTCATCTGCTTTATCTAAACTTTCTGCAAATCCATCTGCAAAATCTTTAGTTCTGCTGAAAAGATGTGGCTGAAAAACCACGAGCAATTTCTTGTTTGGGTAAAAAGTTTCTATAGACCCAATTACCGCGTTCAGTTCTGTGGGATGATGCGCATAATCATCGATATAAATTTTGCCAGTTTCGAAATTATGTTTCGTGTAACGTCTTTTAATTCCT
This genomic window contains:
- a CDS encoding cation:proton antiporter, which gives rise to MQVYHYFTTIIILAAAFGYFNKRFLKLPRTIGVMIIALLTSLGIVLAASYFPNLFVQTKEMILSIDFYTVLMEVMLSFLLFAGSIHIKLNDIKSERAPIIAFSTIGVLISTVIVGGLMYWLLQAFDLNIPFINCLLFGALISPTDPIAVLGILKSANIPKSLETKISGESLFNDGVAVVLFVAIYEISQVGFANMGLSEIGLLFLKEAGGGILLGTALGSLGTYVLKTIDDYSVEVMVTLAMVMGGYWMASAIHISGPLAMVVAGIFIGNRGREVGMSSITEEYIDKFWEMLDEILNAVLFLLIGLELLVINFENIYILIGIIAIFVVLFARFISVGIPFFLLKKRVKFEQNSFPILVWGGIRGGISVALALALPRHSSGDMFVAITYIIVLFSIIFQGLTIGSLAKKLTVNSDKKSQ
- the ftsZ gene encoding cell division protein FtsZ, with the protein product MENISTTGFSFDLPKGNSSIIKVIGVGGGGNNALKHMYERGIHGVDFVICNTDSQTLDNNPVANKVQLGMTITEGLGAGADPEVGEKAAIESIEEIKAAMGQNTKMVFITAGMGGGTGTGAAPVIAKVAKDMGILTVGIVTVPFSFEGKRRLEQAELGLDKLRNNVDSLIVINNDKLRQQFGNLGFKSGFSKADEVLTNAAKGMAEVITGYFDVNIDFRDAKSVLANSGTALMSNGVASGENKAEEAVKKALDSPLLNDNKITGAKNVLLLIRSGTEEVTMDEIGVIMDHIQEEAGNTADIIFGVGTDEELGDSVSVLVIATGFAKDHKKHSGITEKVKFTLSDSRDSSTKKETAFQADNEIADVRKDHVDSGNLFILDDEDDYPSSDFKVNTAEKKMVIERESPTEMNRFSEFKDETNTFPNEVKNEFDLFTYTEEHNDEPISQSFSFETEDKKPEVSTPIHHFTPKVTEDFSFVVNEPIKEPKAEIIAQPKAVVKEEIVKQTVIPVEPETPQANMFEVENDFTFITKTTSSDKVQERRNKLKEFNSRYQNMEVENDFETIPAFRRKNISIGHENASDQKINNFLEENDGKMQVRENRFLNKDVD
- a CDS encoding cell division protein FtsQ/DivIB, whose amino-acid sequence is MKNKFRILKILVTVIIFGFLLSFSLKRFNGKPMEKVSVKMTKTKQPVYFIDEKVVKELVKKSNTTKKVGDINIPELEKKLNQLPAVDSANVYLNLNGNLNLDIKQRVPAFRLNKNDRDFYVDDKGTEFPISNNYSFPCMLVTGNVKKAEYLKLAELIEKINNDDFSKKYFIGISKSKDDYNLLTSAGNFKVEIGDLDNIDLKVKGFKAFVEKYLIYQSPEKYTKVSVKYDNQIVTTLNPNFEENDSIISVGKKELAKLPIIAEKKEKAEKKAGKPSSATAAKKVVKKPPSTVQPKKAVTKKEPSKPAVKKEVPKPKPTAKKETTTTKKAEVKPKARVKVE
- a CDS encoding GH3 auxin-responsive promoter family protein — translated: MATKALFNTVVNWFIRQRIDQIQNFVDHPIETQQGVLFSQLYHAENTEYGKIHGFSSISSYEDFRRNIPIVTYEDFEPYIEKARQGQRDIFWPGVVKNFAKSSGTTNAKSKFIPITDESLELCHMKAGKDLISIYANNHPENQLFTNKNLRLGGSADFYESFNTKFGDLSAILIDNLPFWVEITTTPSKKVSLMSEWESKLKAIVSEVKNEEVGSLTGVPSWMLVLLQRILSETGDKTISDLWPNLEVFFHGGISFKPYRDQYRQIIGKDINYYEIYNASEGFFAIQDQYGSEEMLLMLDYGIFYEFIPMETFNEKNLNAIPLEEVEIGKNYAMVITTNSGLWRYLIGDTVRFTSLQPFRIKVSGRTKHYINAFGEELMIDNVETALTKACEATNACILDFTGAPVFMQNGESGAHEWVFEFHRHPENMERFSEIFDNHLKSVNSDYEAKRYNDMTLKKPIIHVAKPKLFYDWMSQRGKLGGQNKVPRLSNDREYIEPLLQMNES
- the ftsA gene encoding cell division protein FtsA, whose product is MENHEYSVGLDIGTTKIVAIVGRRNAHGKIEVLGVGTAKSLGVHKGIVNNISQTIQSIKSAVAQAQSSAGVAIHKVTVGIAGKHIRSLQHSDYIMRENPDQYITDDDIEKLKDQVKQLVMLPGEEIIHVLPQEYKVDSQGEIQEPVGMHGTRLEANFHVVVGQMGSIRNIARCVREAGLEMEALTLEPLASSEAVLTKEEKEAGVAIVDIGGGTTDIAIFKDNIIRHTCVIPYGGGIITDDIKEGCSIIEKHAEKLKVNFGSAVPELEKDSTFVTIPGLHGRPDKEISLKTLAQIVNARVEEILEMVNTELKAYGAFEQKKKLIAGIVLTGGGSNLRHLRQLANYTTGFDSRIGFANEYVTNDKSQHLKGPEFATSIGLLMESLKIRDKKSAPERIEEDIMEAAPRNEEIPSSEHIEQPAIMTREEHIAKSAEKRRNKLTIGQKIMESVKKFFEEVE
- a CDS encoding BrxA/BrxB family bacilliredoxin, with amino-acid sequence MYPDDLVMPMKDELTDKGFQDLTTPEQVTDALKQEGTTLLMINSVCGCAAGAARPGAVFSLTGDKKPDHLVTVFAGYDKEAVDEARKHLAPFPPSSPCIALFKDGELVHMLERHHIEGNPAGAIAANLQGAFAEYC
- a CDS encoding GatB/YqeY domain-containing protein; amino-acid sequence: MSLEIIISDAIKDAMRAKDKVALDALRAVKSQILLLKTEAKGAEVSEEQETAILQRMIKQRKDSYDQFAAQNRNDLAEVEEAQSKVIEKFLPQQLSSDELETAMKNIIAETGATSAKDLGKVMGLASKSLAGKSDGKSISDMAKKLLS